Genomic window (Pseudomonadota bacterium):
AGCTTGTGATATTAAGTGGATTGTTAATGTGAATTTTTTTGATGTGTTTACAACCAAAAGGAAGTCGCTGGTTATATCCGGCAGCAGTTGAGTCAAACATATTTATAAGGAGAATTTCATGAAAAAACAATTACTTATTATCGCTACGCTTGATACAAAAGGCAGGGAAACGGGATACGTAAGGGATTGTGTTCTTGGTCTCGGCGTTCACCCTATTATCATGGACATAGGGGTTATAGGTGATCCGCAGATTAAGCCGGATATTTCAAAGGAAGAGCTTGCAAGGGCAGCTGGATATGAGCTTGAAGAATTAATCAGGATGCATGATCGACCCCGTGCTATTGAAGCAATACAAGATGGCGGACGTATAATAACAAACCGTCTGATGCAGGAAGGGAAACTGGACGGTATTTTCGGGCTTGGAGGCGGAACCGGCACTTCGGTTGTATCATTTATCATGCGGTCTCTCCCGTTCGGTTTTCCAAAGCTAATAGCCTCTACGATGGCATCAAGGGATGTGAGGGAATATGTGGGCACTAAAGACATTGTAATGTTTCATACTGTTGCAGACCTTCTCGGATTCAATGATTTTATACGCCTTATTCTTGCTCAGGCATCTCATGCTATATGCGGAATGATGGAAAAACCATGGAACTTTGAACAATCCAGACCTCTTGTAGCAGTGACAGCGTACGGACCAACCTCTGAATGCGCTACTCTGACTGAGGACTTATTGCTGGAAAAAGGGTATGAAATGGTAGGCTTTCATACAAACGGCTGCGGCGGAATGGCAATGGAAGAAGTCTTACCCGAAGGACGTATAAAAGGAGTTTTGGACTACACGCCCCATGAAATTGCAGATGAAATGATAGGAGGCTACTGCAGTGGGATAGGCCCAAGCCGCCTTGAAACCGCCGGAAGAATGGGAATCCCTGTAGTATTTGCACCCGGAGGCCTTGATAATGCCGCCTTTGGTCCCTCCTATCCTATGCCGGAAAGTTGGGCAGGAAGAAATATATACGGTCATGATACAAGAATTTGCGTGCGTCTTGACGGTTCCGAAATGCAAAAACTTGCCTCAATAATTGCAGCGAAGCTTAACAAAGCACCAAAAACAACCTATGTCCTTATACCAACAAGAGGCTGGTCTGAGGGAGATAAGGCAGGCATGCCGCTTTTTGATCTTGAAACAGACAGGGTATTTACAAAAATGCTTAAAAATCTTTTAAATCCTGAAATACCGGTCGAAGAGGTTGATGCTCACATAAATGATCTGTCTTTCGCTCAAAGGGCTGTAGAGGTTCTGGATGGAATGATAAAACAAAAGAAATCTACAAAATAAATACAAGGCACACATCAATGATGGGAGCATCCTTCAGCGTTTCGATCATTAAAGCTTCATCCTCCCCTCCCCAGGATCACAAAAGATTTGAACAGCGAAGGATGTTCCCATCATTGAAACACAACCATGATTGACACTTAACGGGGGTTTGCTTCACCCGCACCCCCGCCCAGCACCTTGTAAAGCGTCACCAGATTTGTAAGTCTCGCCAGGCGTATGGCTATGAGTCCCTGTTGTGCACTGTACATCGAACGCTGTGCATCCAGAGCCGGCAGGTAACTGTCAATTCCCTTTGTATAACGGGCATTGGAAAGACGGTAGGCATCGGATGATGCCCGGACAAGTGATTCCTGTGCCGCCATCTGATCCCCGACGGTTCCGCGCTGGGCAAGGGCATCGGCAACTTCCCTGAAGGCTGCCTGAATAACCTTCTCATATTGAGCAATAACAATCTCTCTTTCAACTTTAATTGCATCTAACGCAGACCATAAACGGGCATCAAATATCGGCATAGTAACTTGCGGCACGAAGGTCCAGGTATTGGAACCTGCCATGAACAATCTGGAAAGATCATTACTCGTAGTTCCAATGCTGGTGGTCAGGGTAATACGGGGAAAGAGGGCTGCCCGAGCCGCTCCTATGTTGGCATTAGCGGCCTTAAGCCCATGCTCTGCCTGAAGAATATCGGGTCGGCGCAAAAGCACATCGGAAGACAGACCGGGTAAAATATCCTTTGGCGCCATAACCGCATTCAGCTCCCCGGATAATAGTTCAGCAGGGACTGGTGAACCGACGAGAAGGTTCAATGCATTTTCATCCAGAGCCACCTGGCGGACATATCGGGCAATATCCACGCGTGCCGCATCCAACCGGGTTTGTGCCTGACGCAGATCCAATTCAGAGGATGCGCCAACTTCATAGCGACGCAGGATCAGGTTGTAAGTGGCCTGTTGTGTCTCCAGGGTCGATTGAACAAGCTTCAGGTTCTCACGGTCGGCTGCAAGTGTCAGATAAACGTTAGCAACCTCAGCCACAAGTGCAATCTGAGCACTACAGCGGGCCTGCTCGGTAGCAAGATATTGCTCCAGAGCCTTATCTTTAAGGCTGCGAATACGACCGAAAAAGTCCAGCTCCCATGAACTTACACCCACATTAACACTGTATTGTTTGAAACTCATGGCTTCGCCTGAATCAGTGGAGATGTCAGCCGGTATTCTCTGTTCGGTCCAACTGCCGGAGGCATTTATTGCAGGAAACAATTCGGCGCGCTGAATCCGGTAAAGCGCCCTCGCCTTTTCGATATTTAATGTTGCTACCCTTAAATCTCTGTTGTTGTTAAGTGCAAGGTCGATAACATTCCGTAATTTTTCATCAACATAGAACTCGCGCCATCCTATATCAACAGCAACCGGGCCGGTTTCCCCGGCAATAGTCTCCTTGTAGGCAGGCCCTTTCGGCCACTCGGCAGGGACGGGTGATGCAGGACGTTTATAGTCCGGCGCCATGGTTGTACACCCGGCCAGACATATGATTGCAATAATGACAGATAATGCATTTCGTATCATATTAATGTCCCTCCGAAGGAGTAATGGGGGCTGCGTCGTGTTGTTCAGGTATCGGGGCTGGTTGCTTCTCCTTGAACAGACGGGATACGACGACAAAAAGCAGCGGTATATAAAAAAGGTCGATAAATGTTGCAGAAAGCATTCCGCCGGTTACAGCAGTACCGATGGCCTTCATAGCACCAGCTCCTGCACCAGTCGAGATGGCCAGAGGCAAAACACCGAAAAAGAAAGCCAGCGAGGTCATAATGACCGGTCGGAATCTCACCCTCACAGCTCCAAGGGTTGCTTCAACCAGCCCTTCTCCTCGTGCTATCCTCTCCTTTGCAAACTGGATAATAAGTATCGCATTCTTTGTTGTAAGACCAAGAGTAGTAAGAAATCCTATCTGGAAATAGACGTCATTATGCAATCCCCGTCCCCAGGTAAAAAGTGTTGCGCCGAAAACACCGAGCGGCAGCATGAATAAATTGGCAAGCGGGATCGGCCAGCTCTCATAGAGAGCGGCCACGCACAGGAAGATTACGATGATCGAAAAGGCATACAACATGGGCGCCTGGGCACTTGACATCTTTTCCTGGTAAGAAAGGCCGGTCCATTCAAAACCGATCCCCTGGGGCAGTTTTGCAGCGATCTCTTCCATTGCCTTCATTGACTCACCGGAGCTTCTTCCTTGTGCAGGTTCTCCCTGAATGTTCATGGAAGGAAAACCATTGAAACGCTCGAGCCTGGGAGAACCTGTGGTCCAGCGACTGGAAGCAAGGGAAGCAAAGGGAACCATCTTGCCCATGGTATTGCGTACATAAAGCTTCTCTATGTCTTTGGGCAGCATACGGTAAGGGGCGTCCGCCTGAAGGAAAACACGCTTGACCCGGTCAGCCTGAATGAAGTCGTTTACATAGGCGCTTCCGAAGGCCTGCGATATGGTAGCGTGAATTGAGCTGATAGGAACCCCGAGAGCACCGGCTTTTTCCCAGTCCACGTCAACCCTGTATTCGGGTATATCCTCCATGCCATTGGGCCGGACCTTAGTCAGACGTGTATCTTTTGAAGCCATAAAGAGGAGCTGGTTGCGGGCTTCCATGAGCTTCTGGTGACCGAGCCCACCCCGGTCCAGCAACTGAAAGTCAAATCCGGTTGCCATACCCAATTCGATCACCGATGGCGGCGGGAAAGCGAATACCATTGCGTTGCGTATACCGGAAAAGGCCTTCATGGCCCGCTCGGCAACAGCCTTCACCCTCAAGCTTGACCGGTTGCGGAGCTTCCAATCCTTTAGTTTGACAAATACCAGGCCATTGGTCTGTGCCCTTCCCGAAAAGCCAATACCGGAAATCGTCATACAGGATTCCACCGCCTCCTTTTCATTCTCCTGGAAATGGTTTTGTACCTGGTTTACAATCT
Coding sequences:
- a CDS encoding efflux transporter outer membrane subunit; translated protein: MIRNALSVIIAIICLAGCTTMAPDYKRPASPVPAEWPKGPAYKETIAGETGPVAVDIGWREFYVDEKLRNVIDLALNNNRDLRVATLNIEKARALYRIQRAELFPAINASGSWTEQRIPADISTDSGEAMSFKQYSVNVGVSSWELDFFGRIRSLKDKALEQYLATEQARCSAQIALVAEVANVYLTLAADRENLKLVQSTLETQQATYNLILRRYEVGASSELDLRQAQTRLDAARVDIARYVRQVALDENALNLLVGSPVPAELLSGELNAVMAPKDILPGLSSDVLLRRPDILQAEHGLKAANANIGAARAALFPRITLTTSIGTTSNDLSRLFMAGSNTWTFVPQVTMPIFDARLWSALDAIKVEREIVIAQYEKVIQAAFREVADALAQRGTVGDQMAAQESLVRASSDAYRLSNARYTKGIDSYLPALDAQRSMYSAQQGLIAIRLARLTNLVTLYKVLGGGAGEANPR
- a CDS encoding Tm-1-like ATP-binding domain-containing protein → MKKQLLIIATLDTKGRETGYVRDCVLGLGVHPIIMDIGVIGDPQIKPDISKEELARAAGYELEELIRMHDRPRAIEAIQDGGRIITNRLMQEGKLDGIFGLGGGTGTSVVSFIMRSLPFGFPKLIASTMASRDVREYVGTKDIVMFHTVADLLGFNDFIRLILAQASHAICGMMEKPWNFEQSRPLVAVTAYGPTSECATLTEDLLLEKGYEMVGFHTNGCGGMAMEEVLPEGRIKGVLDYTPHEIADEMIGGYCSGIGPSRLETAGRMGIPVVFAPGGLDNAAFGPSYPMPESWAGRNIYGHDTRICVRLDGSEMQKLASIIAAKLNKAPKTTYVLIPTRGWSEGDKAGMPLFDLETDRVFTKMLKNLLNPEIPVEEVDAHINDLSFAQRAVEVLDGMIKQKKSTK